A single genomic interval of Gammaproteobacteria bacterium harbors:
- the pstS gene encoding phosphate ABC transporter substrate-binding protein PstS, which yields MRKSVVWLSLAIAGGMVACSDSTPNSSPGEMASAPSGGNSAISGAGATFPYPIYAKWADAYKTKTDIGLNYQSIGSGGGIKQIKANTVTFGASDKPLKPEELDEAGLIQFPMVMGGVVPVVHVEGIEGGDLALDGPTLADIFSGKVAKWNSPEIAVLNPGVELPDTAIAIVHRSDGSGTTFNFTYYLSSVSPTWEEEIGADSAVQWPVGIGAKGNEGVANMVTQTNGAIGYVEYAYALQNDMAYTKMKNADGVVVEPSAENFQAAAANADWANAPGYYLILTNQPGADSWPMTAATFILVYKEPKDPAALKTALDFFDWAYASGDEMADELHYVPMPDAVVNMVKKTWAESIKDSSGKALWTN from the coding sequence ATGCGAAAATCCGTGGTCTGGCTCAGCCTGGCCATCGCAGGCGGCATGGTCGCCTGCTCCGATTCGACTCCGAACTCCTCACCGGGCGAGATGGCCAGTGCACCGTCCGGCGGCAACTCCGCGATCTCCGGTGCGGGCGCGACCTTCCCCTATCCGATCTACGCCAAGTGGGCCGACGCCTACAAGACCAAGACCGATATCGGCCTGAACTATCAGTCGATCGGCTCCGGTGGCGGCATCAAGCAGATCAAGGCCAACACCGTCACCTTCGGTGCGTCGGACAAGCCGCTCAAGCCCGAAGAGCTTGACGAGGCCGGTCTGATCCAGTTCCCGATGGTGATGGGCGGCGTGGTCCCGGTCGTCCATGTCGAGGGCATCGAAGGCGGCGACCTCGCCCTGGACGGTCCCACATTGGCCGACATCTTCAGCGGCAAGGTGGCGAAGTGGAACTCCCCGGAGATCGCGGTGCTGAATCCTGGTGTGGAATTGCCGGACACGGCGATCGCCATCGTGCACCGCTCCGATGGTTCAGGCACCACCTTCAACTTCACGTACTACCTGTCGTCGGTCAGTCCCACCTGGGAAGAAGAGATCGGCGCGGATTCCGCCGTGCAATGGCCGGTTGGCATCGGCGCCAAGGGCAACGAAGGCGTCGCCAACATGGTCACGCAGACCAATGGCGCGATCGGCTACGTCGAATATGCCTATGCGCTGCAGAATGACATGGCGTACACCAAGATGAAGAACGCCGACGGCGTGGTCGTCGAACCGAGCGCCGAGAACTTCCAGGCCGCCGCAGCCAATGCGGACTGGGCCAACGCACCAGGCTACTATCTGATCCTCACCAACCAACCGGGCGCCGACAGCTGGCCGATGACCGCGGCCACGTTCATCCTGGTGTATAAGGAGCCGAAGGATCCGGCAGCGCTCAAGACCGCTCTGGACTTCTTCGATTGGGCCTATGCTTCGGGCGACGAGATGGCCGATGAACTCCATTACGTGCCGATGCCGGACGCGGTGGTGAACATGGTCAAGAAGACCTGGGCCGAGAGCATCAAGGACAGCAGCGGCAAGGCCCTCTGGACGAACTGA
- the pstC gene encoding phosphate ABC transporter permease subunit PstC gives MNAEATIDNPISDSALSRNRMRDTVLHAITRTAAIGVLIMLSGVIITLIHGSLPALDQFGFSFLHTESWNPVKEDFGAAAPIYGTVISSLIAMVIGVPISIGIAIFITELCPKSMKRPIGIAIELLAGIPSIIYGIWGLFVLAPLLQHYVQPALISTFEHVPLMSSLFSGPPYGIGMLTAGLILSIMVLPFITSITRDVFETVPPMLKESAYGLGCTTWEVVRHIVLPYTRVGVVGGIMLGLGRALGETMAVTFVIGNAHRISSSLLAPGTTISATIANEFTEAVGDLYTSSLIALGLILFLITFIVLAAARLMLLRMERRGGA, from the coding sequence ATGAACGCCGAAGCCACCATCGACAATCCGATCAGCGACAGTGCGCTCTCGCGCAACCGGATGCGAGATACCGTACTGCACGCGATTACCCGTACGGCGGCCATCGGCGTACTGATCATGCTCAGCGGCGTCATCATCACGCTGATCCACGGCTCCCTCCCAGCACTCGACCAATTCGGCTTTTCATTCCTGCACACCGAATCCTGGAATCCGGTCAAGGAAGACTTCGGCGCCGCGGCTCCGATCTACGGCACCGTGATTTCGTCCCTGATCGCGATGGTGATCGGCGTCCCTATCAGTATCGGCATCGCCATTTTCATCACCGAGCTGTGCCCGAAGTCCATGAAGCGTCCGATCGGCATCGCCATCGAACTGCTCGCGGGCATTCCCAGCATCATCTACGGCATCTGGGGTCTGTTCGTGCTGGCGCCGTTGCTGCAGCATTACGTACAACCGGCGCTGATCAGCACCTTCGAGCACGTGCCGCTGATGTCGTCCCTGTTTTCCGGCCCCCCGTACGGGATCGGCATGCTGACGGCCGGCCTGATCCTGTCGATCATGGTGCTGCCGTTCATCACCTCGATCACGCGCGACGTGTTCGAAACCGTACCGCCGATGCTCAAGGAGTCCGCCTACGGGCTGGGCTGCACCACCTGGGAGGTGGTGCGTCACATCGTGCTGCCCTACACGCGCGTCGGGGTCGTCGGCGGCATCATGCTCGGCCTGGGCCGCGCACTCGGCGAAACCATGGCGGTGACCTTCGTCATCGGCAACGCGCACCGCATCAGCAGTTCGCTGCTGGCACCGGGCACCACGATCTCGGCGACGATCGCCAATGAGTTCACCGAAGCGGTGGGCGATCTCTACACCTCGTCGCTGATCGCGCTGGGCCTGATTCTTTTCCTGATCACTTTCATCGTTCTTGCCGCCGCGCGCCTGATGCTGCTGCGCATGGAACGCCGTGGTGGAGCCTGA
- the pstA gene encoding phosphate ABC transporter permease PstA has product MVLFRRRRRNHLIAMSFSCGAAGLGLIALGWILVVLVMKGAGGLSLQVFTENTPPPGSAGGLINAIFGSLVQTIVATVVGTPIGILAGTYLAEYGRGTRLAAVVRFINDVLLSAPSIVVGLFVYVVMVEPMGHFSAWAGCAALSILVLPIVVRTTEDMLRLVPDSLREAASALGAPRNVVIRQICYRAARAGLLTGVLLAIGRISGETAPLLFTSLNNQFWSTNMNEPMANLPVVIFQFALSPYEDWQRLAWAGALLITLTVLALNIVARVLSSSKSQGS; this is encoded by the coding sequence ATGGTGCTGTTCCGCCGCAGGCGCCGCAACCACCTGATCGCGATGAGCTTTTCATGCGGCGCCGCCGGCCTCGGCCTGATTGCGCTTGGCTGGATTCTGGTGGTGCTGGTGATGAAGGGCGCCGGCGGACTGTCGCTGCAGGTCTTCACCGAAAACACCCCGCCGCCCGGCAGTGCCGGCGGCCTGATCAACGCCATCTTCGGCAGCCTGGTGCAGACCATCGTGGCCACCGTGGTCGGCACGCCGATCGGCATTCTCGCCGGCACCTACCTTGCCGAGTATGGTCGCGGGACCCGTCTTGCCGCGGTGGTGCGGTTCATCAACGACGTGCTGCTGTCGGCTCCCTCGATCGTCGTCGGCCTGTTCGTCTACGTGGTCATGGTCGAACCGATGGGCCACTTCTCGGCCTGGGCCGGCTGCGCCGCGTTATCGATCCTGGTCTTGCCGATCGTGGTGCGCACCACCGAAGACATGCTGCGCCTGGTGCCGGACAGCCTGCGCGAGGCCGCCTCCGCGCTGGGCGCGCCACGCAACGTCGTCATTCGCCAGATCTGCTACCGCGCAGCACGAGCCGGCCTGCTCACCGGCGTGCTGCTGGCCATCGGCCGCATCAGCGGCGAAACCGCCCCACTGCTGTTCACCTCCTTGAACAATCAGTTCTGGAGCACGAACATGAACGAGCCGATGGCCAACCTGCCTGTCGTGATCTTCCAGTTCGCGCTGTCGCCGTATGAAGACTGGCAGCGTCTGGCCTGGGCCGGCGCGCTTCTGATTACACTCACGGTACTCGCGCTCAACATCGTGGCGCGCGTGCTGTCATCGTCCAAGAGTCAGGGCTCATGA
- the pstB gene encoding phosphate ABC transporter ATP-binding protein PstB — translation MPEAPNTETAEPLKEKVSVRNLNFYYGTHHALKDISLPLYERCVTAFIGPSGCGKSTLLRVLNRMYDLYGGQRAEGEVLLDGDNIIGPGQDLNLLRARIGMVFQKPTPFPMSIYDNIAFGIRLYEKLGRAQMNERVEDALRRTALWDEVKDKLHNSGLGLSGGQQQRLCIARSIAVRPQVLLLDEPTSALDPISTAKIEELIYQLKADYTIAIVTHNMQQAARTSDYSAFMYLGELVEFGTTDQMFRAPRQTRTEDYITGRFG, via the coding sequence ATGCCCGAAGCGCCGAATACCGAGACCGCGGAACCGCTGAAGGAAAAGGTCAGCGTTCGCAACCTCAATTTCTACTACGGTACACATCACGCGCTGAAGGATATTTCGCTGCCGCTCTACGAGCGCTGCGTCACCGCCTTCATCGGTCCGTCGGGCTGCGGCAAGTCCACGCTGCTGCGCGTGCTCAACCGCATGTACGACCTCTACGGCGGCCAGCGCGCGGAGGGCGAGGTGCTGCTTGACGGCGACAACATCATCGGCCCGGGACAGGATCTCAACCTGCTGCGTGCGCGCATCGGCATGGTGTTCCAGAAGCCCACACCGTTCCCGATGTCGATCTACGACAACATCGCCTTCGGCATCCGGCTCTACGAAAAGCTCGGCCGCGCGCAGATGAACGAACGCGTCGAAGACGCGCTGCGTCGCACCGCACTGTGGGATGAGGTCAAGGACAAGCTGCACAATTCCGGCCTGGGCCTGTCCGGCGGCCAACAGCAGCGTCTGTGCATCGCGCGCTCGATCGCGGTGCGGCCACAGGTGCTGCTGCTCGACGAGCCGACCTCGGCCCTGGACCCGATCTCCACCGCCAAGATCGAGGAACTGATCTACCAGCTCAAGGCCGATTACACGATCGCCATCGTCACCCACAACATGCAGCAGGCGGCGCGCACCTCCGACTACTCCGCCTTCATGTATCTCGGCGAGCTGGTCGAGTTCGGCACCACCGACCAGATGTTCCGGGCGCCGCGCCAGACGCGTACCGAGGATTACATTACGGGGCGCTTCGGCTAG
- a CDS encoding FTR1 family protein, with translation MGLACWALALLTLSAPAIAALSDEVRTTWRLIDYMAVDYAGAVEDGEVVSEFEYEEMQEFAGTIRQRIAALPAEPDPAELLQGADELLRLVNAKASAADVRAAAHGLGSALLALHPVPTAPQQLPDIAHGAVLYQQQCASCHGTQGQGDGPAGANMEPAPIDFTDVERARQRSVFALYQVIHQGLEGTPMISFGHLPEADQWALAFYVSGLAFPADRAAQGRAAWEQTVDLRAQIPDLDALVQTSPAALAEHSDTETADAVMAYLRHEPAAVQAADAGRLELARSQLAASVEAYRAGEQDAAKRLALSAYLDGFEPIEPMLASKGDILGRVEGAMNAYRASIARAAPPEVVASAASDIESLFDEVDSVLDAPGGSFWSVMIGALTILLREGLEALLVVVAMVAFLRKANRQDVMPYIHVGWIGALLAGFATWFVATRLISISGASRELTEGFGSLFAAVVLLTVGLWMHHKSLAGRWQQYIREKLSHALTKRSAWALAALAFVVVYREVFEAILFYAALWSEGGGKPVLAGLLVGSVLLAVLAWVMLRASTQLPIGRFFSASSALIAILAFVLAGKGVAGLQEAGLMSVTPVAGPRMVWLGLFPTLESYVAQLIVVIVIFGGIAYNRIGARGIESPA, from the coding sequence ATGGGCCTCGCATGCTGGGCCTTGGCCCTGCTGACCTTGTCCGCGCCCGCCATAGCGGCGCTGAGCGACGAAGTCCGCACCACCTGGCGTTTGATCGACTACATGGCGGTGGACTATGCCGGGGCGGTTGAAGACGGCGAAGTGGTCAGCGAATTCGAATACGAGGAGATGCAGGAATTCGCAGGCACCATCCGGCAGCGCATTGCCGCGTTGCCGGCGGAGCCCGATCCGGCCGAATTGCTGCAGGGCGCCGATGAACTGCTGCGGTTGGTCAATGCCAAGGCCTCGGCGGCGGACGTCCGTGCGGCCGCCCATGGTCTGGGCTCGGCATTGCTCGCCTTGCACCCGGTGCCGACGGCGCCGCAACAGCTTCCGGATATCGCACACGGTGCAGTGCTCTATCAGCAGCAGTGCGCGAGCTGCCATGGCACTCAGGGCCAGGGTGACGGCCCGGCCGGTGCCAACATGGAACCTGCTCCGATCGATTTCACCGACGTGGAGCGGGCCCGCCAGCGTTCGGTCTTCGCGCTGTACCAGGTGATCCATCAAGGGCTCGAAGGCACGCCGATGATCAGCTTCGGCCATCTGCCGGAAGCCGATCAGTGGGCGCTCGCCTTCTATGTGTCCGGTCTGGCGTTTCCGGCAGACCGGGCTGCGCAAGGGCGTGCGGCCTGGGAACAGACGGTCGACCTGCGCGCGCAGATCCCTGATCTGGATGCGCTGGTGCAGACCTCGCCGGCGGCGCTCGCCGAGCACAGCGACACCGAGACGGCAGATGCGGTCATGGCGTATCTGCGGCACGAACCGGCCGCGGTACAGGCGGCGGACGCCGGACGACTGGAGCTCGCGCGCAGCCAGCTGGCGGCGAGCGTGGAAGCCTATCGCGCCGGCGAGCAGGACGCGGCGAAGCGCCTCGCGCTGTCCGCCTACCTCGACGGCTTCGAGCCGATCGAACCGATGCTGGCCAGCAAGGGCGATATTCTCGGACGTGTGGAAGGAGCGATGAATGCTTATCGCGCATCGATCGCCCGCGCCGCGCCGCCGGAAGTCGTGGCCAGCGCGGCGTCCGACATCGAATCCTTGTTCGACGAGGTCGATTCAGTGCTCGACGCACCCGGCGGCAGCTTCTGGTCGGTGATGATCGGCGCGCTGACCATATTGCTGCGCGAAGGTCTGGAAGCCCTGCTGGTGGTGGTGGCGATGGTGGCGTTCCTGCGCAAGGCGAACCGCCAGGATGTGATGCCCTACATCCACGTAGGCTGGATCGGCGCGCTGCTGGCCGGTTTCGCCACCTGGTTCGTGGCGACCCGGCTGATCTCCATCAGCGGAGCCAGTCGCGAGCTGACTGAAGGCTTCGGCAGTCTGTTCGCCGCAGTGGTGCTGTTGACGGTCGGGCTGTGGATGCACCACAAGAGCCTGGCCGGCCGCTGGCAACAATACATTCGGGAGAAGCTGTCGCACGCGCTGACCAAGCGGTCTGCCTGGGCGCTGGCGGCGCTTGCGTTCGTGGTGGTCTACCGCGAGGTGTTCGAAGCCATTCTGTTCTACGCAGCGCTGTGGAGCGAAGGCGGCGGCAAGCCGGTGCTGGCGGGGCTGCTGGTCGGCAGCGTGCTGCTGGCGGTACTTGCCTGGGTGATGTTGCGCGCCAGCACGCAGCTGCCGATCGGACGTTTCTTCAGCGCCAGCTCCGCGTTGATCGCGATTCTGGCCTTCGTACTGGCGGGCAAGGGCGTTGCGGGTCTGCAGGAGGCCGGGCTGATGTCGGTGACACCGGTGGCCGGCCCGCGGATGGTTTGGCTGGGGCTGTTTCCGACGCTGGAAAGCTATGTTGCCCAGCTGATCGTCGTGATCGTGATCTTCGGTGGCATCGCCTACAACCGGATCGGGGCTCGCGGGATCGAGAGCCCGGCCTGA
- a CDS encoding TetR/AcrR family transcriptional regulator — MARPREFDERAVLDAAVQCFWGGGYEGTSLRALISRTGLTGASLYNAFGDKRALYRRALEHYVADSVQARLRRCEAMAPRAAIESFFGEILERSLADRERKGCMLVNAALERAPHDADLQCAIADMLSQIEMFFAGCIRAGQSDGTIRSALPAADLARHLLAVLMGLRVLARAHPDRALLQGAVSPALALLDAVET, encoded by the coding sequence ATGGCGAGGCCACGTGAGTTCGATGAACGGGCGGTGCTCGACGCCGCGGTTCAGTGCTTCTGGGGAGGCGGTTACGAAGGCACCTCGCTGCGCGCGCTGATCAGCAGAACGGGCCTGACCGGAGCCAGCCTCTACAATGCGTTCGGCGACAAGCGAGCGCTCTACCGGCGGGCCCTTGAGCATTATGTCGCCGACAGTGTCCAAGCACGCCTCCGGCGTTGCGAGGCGATGGCGCCGCGAGCGGCCATCGAGTCGTTCTTCGGCGAAATCCTCGAACGCTCGCTTGCCGACCGTGAGCGCAAGGGCTGCATGCTGGTCAATGCCGCGCTGGAGCGCGCTCCGCATGACGCAGACTTGCAGTGCGCCATCGCCGACATGCTGTCGCAGATCGAGATGTTTTTTGCTGGCTGCATCCGCGCCGGTCAATCAGATGGCACGATCCGTTCGGCTCTGCCCGCGGCCGACCTGGCCAGACATCTGCTGGCGGTCCTGATGGGGCTGCGGGTACTGGCGCGAGCGCATCCGGACCGGGCCTTGCTGCAAGGAGCGGTGTCGCCGGCGCTGGCGCTACTCGACGCGGTGGAAACCTGA
- a CDS encoding glutathione S-transferase N-terminal domain-containing protein: protein MIRFYFHPTPNPAKVALLLEETGLAYETLPVDTRKGEQHTPAFRAINPNAKLPAIIDTEGPSGGEVRVFDSTAILLYLAEKTGQFLGAPEDRPELLSWLLFIASGLGPFSGQAVHFQVAAPPGLDYAVNRYRREAERHYQVLDDHLEGRDFIVGDSYTIADISAWGWLDRASYVLQNDQDPLAPFPNLKRLFEAVDARPAVARARRVGEDHEFKNDFDEQARRALFPSNYPQNA, encoded by the coding sequence ATGATTCGCTTCTATTTCCACCCGACGCCCAATCCCGCCAAGGTCGCGCTGCTGCTGGAGGAAACCGGGCTGGCTTACGAAACCCTGCCCGTCGATACCCGCAAGGGCGAGCAACATACGCCCGCTTTTCGTGCGATCAATCCGAACGCCAAACTGCCTGCGATCATCGACACGGAAGGCCCGTCGGGCGGTGAGGTGCGCGTCTTCGATTCCACCGCGATCCTGCTGTATCTCGCCGAAAAGACCGGCCAGTTCCTTGGCGCCCCCGAAGACCGCCCCGAACTGCTGTCCTGGCTGCTGTTCATTGCCTCCGGTCTCGGCCCGTTCTCGGGGCAGGCCGTGCATTTCCAGGTCGCCGCGCCGCCGGGACTCGACTATGCCGTCAACCGCTATCGGCGCGAGGCGGAGCGCCACTATCAGGTCCTCGACGATCACCTCGAAGGCCGGGACTTCATCGTCGGCGACTCTTACACGATCGCCGACATCTCGGCCTGGGGATGGCTGGATCGCGCCTCGTATGTGCTGCAGAACGACCAGGACCCGCTGGCGCCGTTCCCGAACCTGAAGCGCCTGTTCGAAGCGGTCGACGCGCGGCCGGCCGTGGCCCGCGCCCGCCGGGTCGGCGAGGACCATGAATTCAAGAACGATTTCGACGAGCAGGCGCGTCGCGCCCTGTTCCCCTCGAACTATCCCCAGAACGCATGA
- the yghU gene encoding glutathione-dependent disulfide-bond oxidoreductase: MSDSPEYTPPKVWTWNKPSGGRFASINRPVAGPTHDKPLPVGKHPLQLYSMATPNGQKVTIMLEELLALGHAGAEYDAWMINIGDGDQFGSGFVDVNPNSKIPALMDRSGPEPFRVFESGAILLHLAEKFGAFLPTSVATRSECLSWLFWQMGSAPYLGGGFGHFYAYAPLKIEYAIDRFAMEVKRQLDVLDRRLGESEYLAGDDYTIADIAVFPWYGGMVEGWLYSAAEFLSVQDYTNLRRWADTIGARPAVKRGRMVNRPFGELSEQLRERHDADDFNTRTQDKLEQA; encoded by the coding sequence ATGAGCGATTCCCCCGAATACACGCCACCGAAGGTCTGGACCTGGAACAAGCCCAGCGGTGGCCGGTTCGCCAGCATCAACCGACCGGTCGCCGGCCCGACGCACGACAAGCCATTGCCGGTCGGCAAGCATCCGCTGCAGCTCTACTCGATGGCGACACCGAACGGCCAGAAAGTCACGATCATGCTCGAAGAGCTGCTCGCCCTCGGCCATGCGGGTGCCGAGTACGACGCCTGGATGATCAACATCGGCGACGGCGATCAGTTCGGCAGCGGTTTCGTCGACGTGAATCCGAACTCGAAGATTCCGGCCTTGATGGACCGCTCCGGCCCGGAGCCCTTCCGCGTCTTCGAATCCGGCGCGATCCTGCTCCACCTCGCCGAAAAGTTCGGGGCCTTCCTGCCGACCTCAGTCGCCACGCGCAGCGAGTGCCTGTCCTGGCTGTTCTGGCAAATGGGCAGCGCGCCCTACCTCGGCGGCGGATTCGGCCACTTCTACGCGTATGCCCCGCTCAAGATCGAATACGCGATCGACCGCTTTGCGATGGAGGTCAAGCGCCAGCTCGACGTGCTCGACCGCCGCCTCGGCGAAAGCGAATACCTGGCCGGCGACGACTACACGATCGCCGACATCGCCGTGTTCCCGTGGTACGGAGGCATGGTCGAAGGCTGGTTGTACAGCGCCGCCGAATTTCTGTCGGTGCAGGACTACACGAACCTGCGGCGCTGGGCCGACACGATCGGCGCACGCCCGGCGGTAAAGCGCGGTCGCATGGTGAACCGCCCGTTCGGCGAGCTTTCCGAACAGCTGCGCGAGCGCCACGACGCCGACGACTTCAACACCCGGACGCAGGACAAGCTCGAACAGGCCTAG
- the tadA gene encoding tRNA adenosine(34) deaminase TadA, translated as MNDPRHDEHWMRAALQLAEAASAAGEVPVGAVVVDAQGQCVGQGANAPIARHDPSAHAEILALRMAAGALGNYRLAGCSLYVTLEPCAMCAGAILHARISRLVFGAWDPKAGAVVSVYDLIANPQLNHRPQWTGGVLATECSAQLQTFFRQRRC; from the coding sequence ATGAACGATCCACGCCACGATGAACACTGGATGCGTGCAGCCTTGCAGTTGGCGGAGGCGGCCAGCGCCGCCGGGGAGGTCCCGGTCGGCGCGGTGGTCGTCGATGCGCAGGGACAGTGCGTGGGGCAGGGCGCCAATGCGCCGATCGCGCGGCACGATCCGAGCGCGCACGCGGAAATTCTCGCGCTGCGGATGGCGGCCGGGGCGCTCGGCAACTACCGGCTGGCAGGCTGTTCGCTGTACGTGACGCTGGAGCCCTGCGCCATGTGCGCCGGTGCGATTCTGCACGCGCGAATCTCGCGCCTGGTGTTCGGCGCCTGGGATCCCAAGGCCGGTGCCGTGGTCTCGGTCTACGACCTGATCGCCAATCCGCAACTCAATCACCGGCCGCAATGGACCGGCGGCGTGCTTGCCACGGAGTGCTCGGCGCAACTTCAGACGTTCTTTCGACAGCGGCGCTGCTAG
- a CDS encoding cysteine hydrolase, with product MLTIDATPYPFELDPEHCGLLIIDMQRDFLEPGGFGEMLGNDVSQLRRTIEPNRNLLAAWRAAGLLAMHTREGHRADLSDLPPAKWRRGHGDTRIGDAGPMGRILIRGEAGHDIIPELYPQAGEPVIDKPGKGAFWSTDLHAILQHRDIRQLIVTGVTTEVCVNTTVREANDRGYDCLVLEDCVGSYFPDFQRLGLDMICAQSGIFGWVSHSQRVIEALSARR from the coding sequence ATGCTGACAATCGACGCGACACCTTATCCGTTCGAACTGGACCCGGAGCACTGCGGCCTGCTGATCATCGACATGCAGCGCGATTTCCTGGAGCCCGGCGGCTTCGGCGAAATGCTCGGCAATGACGTGTCGCAACTGCGCCGAACCATCGAACCCAACCGGAACCTGCTGGCCGCCTGGCGCGCGGCCGGCCTGCTGGCGATGCATACGCGCGAAGGCCATCGCGCCGACCTGTCCGACCTGCCGCCGGCCAAGTGGCGGCGCGGCCACGGAGACACCCGCATCGGCGATGCCGGGCCGATGGGCCGCATCCTGATCCGTGGCGAGGCCGGTCACGACATCATTCCGGAGCTGTATCCGCAGGCCGGCGAGCCGGTGATCGACAAGCCCGGCAAGGGCGCGTTCTGGTCCACGGACCTGCACGCCATTCTCCAGCACCGTGACATCCGGCAGCTGATCGTGACCGGCGTCACCACCGAGGTCTGCGTCAACACCACCGTGCGTGAGGCCAATGACCGCGGCTACGACTGCCTGGTGCTGGAGGACTGCGTCGGTTCGTACTTTCCGGACTTCCAGCGCCTGGGTCTGGACATGATTTGCGCACAGAGCGGCATCTTCGGCTGGGTCAGCCATTCGCAGCGCGTGATCGAGGCACTGTCCGCGCGCCGTTGA
- a CDS encoding GntR family transcriptional regulator: MPKPKQTNPLAEQVYTKVKQAIFDFELLPGDRFTENELAEQHGVSRTPVRDALYRLQREGYLEVGFRSGWSVSPFDFPRFDELYDLRILIETASVERLCQMDPPPDLEALKRQWLVAKDQRVTEARQIAALDEAFHTTLVSAAGNREIARVHEDITEKIRIIRRLDFLKSNRIEATYDEHAKILRLILKRQSTEATILLRSHVTQSKNEVRKITLHMLHQAREAIAGAGAG, from the coding sequence ATGCCGAAGCCGAAGCAGACCAACCCGCTCGCCGAGCAGGTGTATACCAAGGTCAAGCAGGCGATCTTCGATTTCGAGCTGTTGCCGGGCGACCGCTTTACCGAAAACGAACTCGCGGAGCAGCATGGAGTCTCGCGCACGCCGGTGCGCGATGCCTTGTACCGCCTGCAGCGCGAGGGTTATCTGGAAGTCGGATTCCGCAGCGGCTGGAGCGTGTCGCCGTTCGACTTTCCGCGTTTCGACGAACTCTACGACCTGCGCATCCTGATCGAGACGGCCTCGGTCGAACGTCTGTGCCAGATGGATCCGCCGCCGGATCTGGAAGCGCTCAAGCGTCAGTGGTTGGTCGCCAAGGATCAGCGCGTCACCGAGGCGCGCCAGATCGCCGCGCTCGACGAGGCCTTCCACACCACCCTGGTCAGTGCGGCCGGCAATCGTGAAATCGCGCGCGTGCACGAAGACATCACCGAAAAGATCCGCATCATCCGCCGGCTGGACTTTCTCAAGTCCAATCGCATCGAGGCGACCTATGACGAGCACGCCAAGATTCTGCGTCTGATCCTCAAGCGCCAGTCCACCGAGGCGACGATCCTGCTGCGCTCGCACGTCACGCAGAGCAAGAACGAGGTTCGCAAGATCACCCTGCACATGCTCCATCAGGCACGCGAAGCGATCGCCGGCGCCGGGGCGGGCTGA